The following proteins are co-located in the Paludibaculum fermentans genome:
- the xseA gene encoding exodeoxyribonuclease VII large subunit, protein MEQLSFDSAPSVFTVTEVTAAIHRLLTRSFDDVRITGEISGYKVWTSGHAYFTLKDSGAQLRCVLFKNTLRYLRFKPNDGLAVVARGSIEVRQERGEYQLIVSSLEPQGLGALQLAFEQLKARLAAEGLFAAERKRPLPAFPRRIGIVTSPRGAVIRDMLTVLRRRFPGLHIRLFPTPVQGEGSIDGICEGLLYFAESGWPDVIIVGRGGGSIEDLWTFNEEAVARCIVECPMPVVSAVGHETDFTIADFVADLRAPTPSAAAELIVRNRADILTSLETTTHRVERAIHFRLSQAARRLHEQGIQHAASLLQRRIARLGQRLDDVDQRLRQHDPRTRLAAGRRRLDTAAHALDDRMRRRVLAVGQRLQNAAQPLPELMRRRLDSASLRLNPLSAQLQALSPLGVLDRGYAIVQTGSGQIVKSPADAPPGTGLAIRLRSGQLRATVDDRAAGSGELPPV, encoded by the coding sequence ATGGAACAACTCAGCTTCGACTCCGCGCCCTCCGTCTTCACCGTCACTGAGGTCACTGCCGCCATCCATCGGCTGCTCACCCGCAGCTTCGATGACGTCCGCATCACCGGCGAAATCTCGGGCTACAAGGTTTGGACCTCCGGACATGCGTACTTCACGCTGAAAGACTCCGGCGCGCAGCTTCGTTGCGTCCTGTTCAAGAACACCCTCCGCTACCTGCGATTCAAACCCAACGACGGGCTCGCGGTGGTCGCGCGCGGTTCTATTGAAGTGCGGCAGGAGCGTGGAGAATACCAGCTCATCGTCTCCTCGCTGGAGCCCCAGGGGCTCGGAGCCCTGCAACTCGCCTTCGAGCAGCTCAAAGCGCGGCTGGCCGCGGAAGGACTCTTCGCGGCGGAAAGGAAACGTCCGCTCCCGGCCTTCCCGCGCCGCATCGGCATTGTGACCTCGCCGCGCGGAGCCGTCATCCGCGACATGCTGACGGTCCTGCGCCGCCGCTTTCCCGGTCTCCACATCCGGCTCTTCCCCACACCGGTTCAGGGCGAAGGCTCCATCGATGGCATCTGCGAAGGGTTGCTCTACTTCGCGGAATCCGGCTGGCCGGACGTCATCATCGTCGGTCGCGGTGGGGGTTCGATTGAGGATCTCTGGACGTTCAATGAAGAGGCCGTCGCGCGCTGCATCGTGGAGTGCCCGATGCCCGTAGTTTCCGCCGTTGGCCACGAAACCGACTTCACCATCGCCGACTTCGTCGCCGACCTGCGGGCGCCCACTCCATCGGCCGCCGCGGAGCTGATCGTTCGCAATCGCGCCGATATCCTGACGTCGCTCGAAACAACCACCCATCGCGTGGAACGGGCCATCCACTTCCGGCTGTCCCAAGCGGCCCGCCGGCTCCATGAGCAGGGTATTCAACACGCCGCCAGCCTGCTGCAACGCCGCATCGCCCGGCTTGGCCAGCGCCTCGACGACGTGGATCAACGGCTCCGCCAGCACGATCCTCGTACCCGCCTGGCGGCCGGCCGGCGGCGTCTGGACACTGCCGCACACGCGCTGGATGACCGCATGCGCCGGCGCGTGCTCGCCGTGGGCCAGCGTCTCCAGAACGCGGCACAGCCGCTGCCGGAGCTCATGCGCCGCCGCCTCGATTCGGCATCGCTGCGCTTGAATCCCCTCTCCGCGCAACTCCAGGCCCTGAGTCCGCTCGGGGTCCTGGACCGGGGCTACGCGATCGTCCAAACCGGTTCCGGCCAGATCGTGAAGTCGCCCGCCGATGCACCGCCGGGCACGGGTCTCGCCATCCGGCTGCGCTCCGGGCAGCTGCGCGCCACGGTCGATGACCGGGCTGCCGGTTCCGGGGAACTTCCGCCCGTTTAA
- a CDS encoding TonB-dependent receptor yields the protein MQVRPIFLIYSISICLLSSAQETISHASVSGRVTDPSGLVVESAAVQARQLETNQASSTITSREGRFRFPYLRPGSYEVSVKQPGFAPVTQRVVLTVGAAFELPFELRVSGAETAVDVSSEASLVEAGRSQVAGTVPQAEVASLPLNGRNFTDIALLVPGVSPTNTASTQLFPETSAVPGQGISIASQRNFSNSFIVDGLSANDDAAGLGGMLYSVDAVNNFQVVTSGGQAEFGRALGGYINVITKSGTNQMHGDLYGYFRNQRFNASNALSATRLPLTQAQYGASLGGPILADRTFYFANFEQRNLNQSGLVTISPANVATINSRLDATGYQGPRLATGIYSNPVRLTNVIGKIDHQFRPADQFSLRFSLYDVSSSNTRGAGGLSASTAAAGLENTDYNLAASNILTLSPRLVNETRGQFTASSLAAEPNDIYGPSVSIAGVATFGRLAGSPTGRKNKLVELVDNVSYQAGTHALRAGGNFLYNSTTITYPRTLRGSYSFSSLANFLSGVYNNAGFTQTFGNTVNSQTNPNAGFYLQDEWKVAPRFTLNLGVRYDLQFLESIHTDTNNVSPRGGFAWSPFAARRTVVRGSFGLFYDRVPLRALANALLSSGNSTIVTPASQISVSLSPTQAGAPVFPNVIGALPASVLPNFSTMDVNMQNAYSTQGSLEVEQQLGAHGTLSVGYEHLRGLHLIVSLNRNVPTCVAAGTNNGCRPNPNYANNTQYAPLADSRYDGLHVSFVQRPSRWGSYRISYTYSKALANVGEFFFSSPVDQYNIWQDWGRSDDDQRHRVVFNGTIHSSMSPAKTAWQLLSHGFQLGGMLQYYSALPFNITAGSNTVQGTAARPMVNGAFIERNAGQGFDLFNLNARLSRAFQFTERLRMEAIAETFNSLNRANGVTLNGVFGSGAYPANPSSTFGQVTSVADSRTMQLALRISF from the coding sequence ATGCAAGTACGCCCGATTTTTCTAATTTATTCGATCTCTATTTGCCTTTTATCCTCCGCCCAGGAAACAATCAGCCATGCCAGCGTCAGCGGACGTGTGACCGACCCGTCCGGACTGGTCGTCGAGAGTGCCGCTGTGCAGGCACGGCAGCTGGAAACCAACCAGGCGAGCAGCACCATCACCAGCCGCGAAGGCCGGTTCCGCTTCCCTTATTTGCGTCCCGGATCCTACGAAGTCTCCGTCAAGCAACCCGGCTTCGCCCCTGTCACGCAGCGCGTCGTGCTCACCGTCGGCGCGGCCTTCGAATTGCCGTTTGAGCTGCGGGTGAGCGGGGCGGAGACTGCCGTGGACGTCAGCTCCGAAGCCAGCCTGGTGGAAGCAGGCCGCAGTCAGGTGGCGGGCACCGTCCCCCAGGCCGAGGTAGCAAGCCTCCCCCTGAATGGCCGCAACTTCACCGACATCGCCCTGCTTGTGCCGGGCGTCTCGCCCACCAACACGGCCAGTACCCAGCTCTTTCCTGAGACCTCCGCCGTGCCTGGACAGGGCATTTCCATCGCCAGCCAGAGGAACTTCTCGAACAGCTTCATCGTCGACGGCCTCAGCGCCAACGACGACGCGGCCGGCCTGGGTGGCATGCTGTACAGCGTCGATGCCGTCAACAACTTCCAGGTGGTCACCTCCGGCGGGCAGGCGGAGTTCGGACGCGCACTCGGCGGCTATATCAACGTCATCACCAAAAGCGGAACCAACCAGATGCACGGGGATCTTTACGGCTACTTCCGCAACCAGCGCTTCAATGCCAGCAACGCACTTTCCGCCACGCGGCTGCCGCTCACCCAGGCGCAGTATGGAGCCAGCCTCGGCGGGCCCATCCTGGCCGACCGCACCTTCTACTTCGCGAACTTCGAGCAACGCAACCTGAACCAGTCCGGCCTGGTGACCATCTCGCCCGCCAATGTCGCGACCATCAATTCGCGCCTGGATGCCACGGGCTACCAGGGGCCGCGCCTCGCCACCGGCATCTACTCGAATCCCGTCCGCCTGACCAATGTCATCGGTAAAATCGATCACCAGTTCCGGCCGGCCGATCAATTCAGCCTGCGCTTCAGCCTCTACGACGTCAGCAGCAGCAACACCCGCGGAGCCGGTGGGCTGAGCGCCTCGACCGCCGCGGCCGGACTGGAGAATACCGACTACAACCTCGCTGCCAGCAACATTCTCACTCTCTCGCCCCGCCTGGTGAATGAGACTCGCGGCCAGTTCACCGCCAGCAGCCTCGCGGCCGAGCCCAATGACATCTACGGGCCCTCCGTCAGCATCGCGGGCGTCGCCACCTTCGGCCGTCTTGCCGGCTCACCCACGGGCCGCAAGAACAAGCTCGTCGAGCTGGTGGACAATGTCTCCTACCAGGCAGGAACCCACGCCCTTCGCGCCGGGGGCAACTTCCTCTACAACTCCACCACCATCACTTATCCCCGGACTCTCCGCGGAAGCTATTCGTTCTCGTCCCTCGCCAACTTCCTCAGCGGTGTCTACAACAACGCCGGCTTCACCCAGACCTTCGGCAATACGGTGAATTCGCAAACCAACCCGAACGCGGGCTTCTACCTCCAGGACGAGTGGAAAGTCGCGCCGCGCTTCACCCTGAACCTCGGCGTTCGCTACGACCTGCAGTTCCTCGAGTCCATCCACACCGACACCAACAACGTCTCTCCTCGCGGCGGCTTCGCCTGGTCCCCCTTCGCGGCGCGGCGCACCGTGGTTCGCGGCAGCTTCGGACTCTTCTACGATCGGGTGCCGCTACGCGCCCTCGCCAACGCCCTGCTTTCCAGCGGCAACTCCACCATCGTCACGCCCGCCAGCCAGATCAGCGTCAGCCTCAGCCCCACGCAGGCCGGCGCTCCGGTTTTCCCCAATGTCATCGGGGCCCTGCCCGCGTCGGTGCTGCCGAACTTCTCCACCATGGACGTGAACATGCAGAACGCCTACTCCACGCAAGGCAGTCTGGAAGTGGAGCAGCAGTTGGGCGCCCACGGCACCCTGAGCGTGGGTTACGAACATCTGCGCGGCCTGCACCTGATCGTGTCGCTCAATCGGAACGTGCCCACGTGCGTGGCTGCCGGCACGAACAACGGCTGCCGGCCGAATCCCAACTACGCGAATAACACCCAGTACGCCCCGCTGGCCGATTCCCGCTACGACGGACTGCATGTCTCCTTCGTCCAGCGGCCCTCGCGCTGGGGCAGTTACCGGATCTCCTATACCTACTCGAAGGCCCTCGCCAATGTGGGCGAGTTCTTCTTCAGTTCTCCGGTCGACCAGTACAACATCTGGCAGGACTGGGGCCGCTCCGACGACGACCAGCGCCACCGCGTTGTCTTCAACGGCACCATCCATTCCTCCATGAGCCCGGCGAAGACGGCATGGCAGCTCCTGAGTCACGGCTTCCAACTCGGCGGCATGCTGCAGTATTACTCGGCCCTGCCCTTCAACATCACGGCAGGCAGCAACACCGTGCAGGGCACGGCGGCGCGGCCCATGGTGAATGGCGCGTTCATTGAACGCAACGCCGGACAGGGCTTCGACCTCTTCAATCTGAACGCGCGCCTCAGCCGCGCCTTCCAGTTCACTGAACGCCTGCGGATGGAAGCCATCGCGGAGACATTTAACTCCTTGAACCGCGCAAACGGCGTTACCCTGAATGGAGTCTTCGGATCCGGCGCCTACCCCGCCAATCCCTCATCCACCTTCGGGCAGGTCACCTCCGTGGCCGATTCTCGCACGATGCAACTGGCCCTCCGCATCTCTTTCTAG
- a CDS encoding sialidase family protein: MFLFAFLLLMNSDGPTAPVGPMRQPQVAVSNGQVGMTYGGPGAIYFAASPDQGRSFGAPVKVADTAVLALGRHRGPRLAITDSAYVITAVAGAAKDTGPHAHGLPADGNLLAWRSTDKGKTWSYTGPVNDEPGSAREGLHAMAAGPNGKVFAVWLDLRTKGTKLYGSQSSDGGKTWSKNVLVYESPGGTICQCCHPSTHIDAQGNIWVMWRNALDGSRDLYVAKSTDGVHFEAAAKQGEATWKLDACPMDGGGFYVENGKVTSSWRRESDVFLSEPGKPERRIAAGKDSSIAKGRKGAYVAWTRGTSGVELLTPGSSQPRVLSPDGSFVNLTSLPDGSVLAAWETPRGVESKRLD; encoded by the coding sequence ATGTTCCTTTTCGCTTTCCTTCTGCTGATGAACTCAGATGGTCCGACCGCCCCAGTTGGGCCGATGCGGCAGCCGCAGGTGGCTGTCTCGAACGGCCAAGTGGGCATGACGTATGGCGGACCGGGCGCCATTTACTTTGCCGCTTCTCCTGATCAGGGCAGATCTTTCGGTGCGCCCGTCAAGGTGGCCGACACCGCCGTCCTCGCCTTGGGCCGCCATCGCGGACCCCGACTAGCCATCACTGATTCCGCATACGTCATCACCGCCGTGGCCGGCGCCGCAAAGGACACTGGCCCCCACGCGCATGGCCTGCCCGCGGACGGCAACCTGCTGGCCTGGCGTTCGACCGACAAGGGGAAGACCTGGAGTTATACGGGGCCGGTGAATGACGAACCTGGTTCGGCGCGGGAAGGGCTTCACGCCATGGCGGCCGGCCCTAATGGCAAGGTCTTCGCGGTGTGGCTCGACCTGCGGACGAAGGGCACGAAGCTCTACGGTTCCCAGTCCTCGGATGGCGGCAAGACCTGGTCGAAGAACGTGCTGGTCTACGAATCGCCCGGCGGCACCATCTGCCAGTGCTGCCACCCCTCGACGCACATCGACGCACAGGGCAATATCTGGGTGATGTGGCGGAACGCCCTGGATGGCTCGCGCGATCTCTACGTGGCGAAGTCCACCGATGGAGTACATTTCGAGGCTGCGGCCAAACAGGGCGAGGCGACCTGGAAGCTGGATGCCTGCCCCATGGACGGCGGCGGCTTCTATGTTGAGAATGGCAAAGTCACGTCGTCCTGGCGGCGGGAGTCCGACGTCTTCCTGTCGGAACCCGGCAAGCCGGAGCGGCGCATTGCCGCCGGCAAGGACAGTTCCATCGCCAAGGGCCGCAAGGGTGCTTACGTGGCCTGGACGCGTGGCACCAGCGGAGTCGAACTCCTCACCCCCGGCTCCAGCCAGCCGCGGGTTCTGTCTCCAGACGGCTCCTTCGTGAATCTCACTTCGCTGCCCGATGGCTCAGTGCTGGCCGCCTGGGAGACGCCCAGGGGCGTGGAATCCAAGCGGCTGGATTAG
- a CDS encoding oxidoreductase has protein sequence MRHFIYRSLAELEAGARALGTQHVRFEHDPAKVQQALLRKVQVGDRTAGNSMAIHPMEGCDGTLAGHPDELTWRRYERFARGGCKLIWFEATAVHEGGRANPRQIWLNENTYDSFARLYEMMIRSHTEVWGTTDDLLIPMQLTSSGRYSVPTRTIAYHNPLIDQKNGVPADYPVITDDELERLEDSYVETAALAQRAGFTALDLKATHGYLLAELLGAKTREGRYGGSLENRTRFLKNVLGKMRARFGDKMLLCMRLGCFDSVPFVRDEATGLGRPLPFPTPYPWGWGVNPNNPLEEDLTEVKQAITWFQEWGIQLLNVSLGSPYYNPHIGRPFEKPDDGNYEQPEHPFHGVDRHFRIAGELQRTFPKLPIVGTGYSWLQKYAINAGAANVEDDNIAFLGLGRGVLSYPDFAKDVIEKGELDEIRVCKTLTYCTFLMRQKSNELGQYPAGCPPFDKLVYGPIMKEARHAKKS, from the coding sequence CGCTCGGGCTCTCGGCACACAACACGTCCGCTTTGAGCACGACCCGGCCAAGGTGCAGCAGGCCTTGCTGCGCAAAGTGCAGGTGGGCGACCGCACGGCCGGCAATTCCATGGCGATCCACCCCATGGAGGGCTGCGACGGCACGCTGGCAGGCCATCCGGATGAACTGACCTGGCGGCGGTATGAGCGCTTTGCACGCGGCGGCTGCAAGCTGATCTGGTTTGAGGCCACGGCCGTGCACGAAGGCGGACGCGCCAATCCGCGGCAGATCTGGCTGAACGAAAACACTTACGATTCGTTCGCGCGGCTGTACGAGATGATGATCCGGTCGCATACGGAAGTGTGGGGTACGACGGACGACCTGCTGATCCCAATGCAGCTCACGTCCTCGGGCCGCTACTCCGTACCGACACGCACCATCGCTTATCACAATCCTCTGATCGACCAGAAAAACGGCGTGCCGGCCGATTACCCCGTCATCACCGATGACGAACTGGAGCGGCTGGAGGATTCCTACGTCGAGACGGCGGCGCTGGCGCAGCGCGCTGGCTTCACGGCCCTCGACCTGAAGGCGACGCACGGCTACCTGCTGGCGGAACTTCTGGGCGCCAAGACGCGCGAAGGCCGCTACGGCGGATCACTGGAGAACCGTACGCGGTTCCTGAAGAATGTCCTGGGCAAAATGCGCGCGCGGTTCGGCGATAAGATGCTGCTCTGCATGCGGCTGGGCTGCTTCGACAGCGTGCCGTTCGTGCGCGACGAAGCGACAGGCCTGGGCCGGCCGCTGCCCTTCCCCACCCCGTATCCCTGGGGCTGGGGCGTGAATCCCAATAATCCCCTGGAAGAAGACCTCACCGAAGTGAAACAGGCCATCACCTGGTTCCAGGAGTGGGGCATCCAGCTGCTGAACGTCTCGTTGGGCAGCCCTTACTACAACCCGCACATCGGGCGTCCCTTTGAGAAGCCGGATGACGGAAACTACGAGCAGCCGGAGCATCCGTTCCACGGAGTGGACCGTCACTTCCGCATTGCGGGCGAGTTGCAGCGCACCTTCCCGAAGCTGCCGATCGTGGGCACCGGCTACAGTTGGCTGCAGAAGTACGCTATCAACGCGGGCGCGGCGAATGTGGAAGACGACAACATAGCCTTCCTCGGCCTGGGCCGGGGCGTGCTGTCCTATCCCGACTTCGCGAAAGATGTCATCGAGAAGGGTGAACTGGACGAGATCCGGGTGTGCAAGACGCTCACTTACTGCACCTTCCTGATGCGGCAGAAATCCAATGAACTGGGGCAGTACCCCGCGGGGTGCCCGCCCTTCGACAAGCTGGTGTACGGGCCCATCATGAAGGAAGCCCGGCACGCGAAGAAGAGCTAA